AACAGCGACGCGTACACGAAGCTAAAACCCCACACGAAAATTTTTCACCGACCCATTAAATAAAACCGAAAACTAGAACCAAAAATCACGAAATTTGCATGCAAAGCACATTACTTGACTAGAAAAACGGTGAAAAACacagaaattgaaaatcatttcacaaaaagaaaaaaaaaagattgtttttTACCGGTGGTTAGGGCTTTGATGAGACCAGCTCTTCGGCCCTTGAAATCCCTAAAAACCTCTTCGACGGTGCGAGGATTATACGTGCGAGAGTCCATTGCtgctccttcttcttctctctgaaACCTAaatcagaagaagaaaagggaaaagaacgCAAAAACGAGGTCGTTTAGGTGAAACGAGATTCGGGTGTTGCAGAGTGAGAGTGGTGCGGTGTGGCGTTGCCTCCTCTCTCTGCCTCTGCAaccaaaattttgcaagtgcaaaaaatgcaacaacaaacaacaacaacaacaacagcgaAAAActcttcctttttatttctccttctttatttacaattataatttttcaattaatatttttggtcGAAACTCgaaaaattggaaataaaatcTCGAGTActcaaaaagaagaataaaaaaaaaaagcaaataaaatCAAGAGGATATATCATTGCGCCGGCGTGGTCAAAAAcaccatcaaattaaaaaaaaaaaattatacttcatACAAATATAtcaactcctttttttttttaatatacaactAAAAGTTTAGTTAAGTCGATCTGGAGACTAACCGGTGACATGACAGTTAagtgcttaaaaaaaatttacatattatcCAGCAACAAGTAAATCAACCttagttttgttgttgttcggtattttcaattttatttctttcacgTTGTTCATTTTAgctcttaacattttaaaattgcttacttttatatttttttatatcaattatttatacttataaatttttttgaaaataataatttatagttttattttctaagttttaaattattattttcatacgCTTAagttaatcatatatattattttacagttttaaataagttaaatttatattttaaagttttacttaagtttttattttgctGAATaagttttagttaaaaaaaatttacgtgCGAATGCGTAGGATAGTTGATACTTGATAGTTATTTCTTAATcctattctctcttttttgcTGATTTCTTAATCTTATTCTTACGACACTTTTCACCATTGCATAATTATACCAAATTACTTTTATGTTATAATATCAATGTTAAAACGTCCACgtcaaaaatttattgaaattttttatagcaAAAAATCTAATCGTTTATAAAAAACGCTCTGTTTAGAGCAATtcataaaatgtttttcaaacacTCAAAATagaattgtaaaaataaaatttattgttttatacaATAAACAGTAATCAGCTTTTCTaccaaaaaaggagaaaatattattttctttttgttgttatATACTATTAGATTAGATACGTGATAACAATGACAcaatcctttgtttttttagaaatctaaagatggttatttcattaaaaaaaacaattgaattGAAATACATTGTTAATCAATtccaaattattatatataataaatttatttacatttatgataattatttttaaagttattttaataatattttttaattaattgagtcAGATTTTTGTATGATGAAgtgcatgaaaattaaattcttacaaaaataatttaattatttttaagtatccTTTAGCAAACAcgacataatatttttttaacaaaaaagattTTAGTGAATTTGGTCTCAGGACCATGGTCAGAACAAATCATATATTGACAAACTTACATATTATTCATCAACCTTATAAacgtatttataaattattcatcaacaaattttttataattgacaaaaaaaaatgaattcacaTTCTTGTGAGATAAGTTTATTTGTTACCAATCGAATCAACCTTTGTTAGGAGAACAAAATCATTATATTAATACATAATGTACTTATAGCTTTTAATTAGAGAGTTAGAATAAAAAGGGTTGTATACAAGGGGAAAAATCaccataaatatataaaacttcattattaatttttttttggcgtTATGTTAGACATGTGATAGCAATGTTACTATCCTATCTTTTAACAAAATCTATAAGGtgattatttcatttaaaaagaatttaattgaattgttttGTCGTCtaattacatattatatatatatatatatatatatatatatatatatataataagtttatgatatttttccttaaaaaaagttaatggaGATTTACAATAACTATTTCAAAATATCATTtctacaataatattaaattattttaccgTGTAAATTGTTTACACTCAATTTACACTAACAATCCATAAcaattaaactcttaaaaaacTACAAGACAGTTAGATTGTTATATTAGCATTCAATGTAAGTTAGCCAGTTGGATGCAACAACTTTTAATTAGacaattaacattaaaaaaaaaagtgcacgATTGCACGAGGAAAAAAatcaccataattttttttatattagacaTGTAATAACAATGTCAGAatcctatatttttttcaaaatctagAATgtgattcttttatatataaaaaaaatttaattgaaatgtgttgttattatatatagttttcaAACTATATTCTcgatttttattgtaattatcttaagattaattttaatattgatttttaattaattaatcgtGTGAAATTTTGCTACATTGATAGATAgaacataataaataagttatttttttagaggaataataaataaattcttgcttgtctaaaaaaaattcttagaaaaaaacaaaaacaatttgaTTGTTTTTGGGTGTCATTTATACATACACAAAAACAAAGCGTTATATCATTATTCAATGTAATGAAGACAGAaggatgaaataatttttaattagacaaaagaaaaaaaaagggcttaattatatttttttcactttttgacaaattttatctcatttttttatgaatcttCCTCTCGACTTGGATTCTTATTTCAGCATGTCTTGTCAACACAAGGAGTAAGATAcaagtttttcaaaaagttgaaagtaaataggataaataaatatgcaaaacataaatttcaccaaaaaaaaaaaatcaaagataaaagatataattatgcaaaaaaaattgaaaataaaaaatgtcccCAACACCAAATCCAATCGCCAAGCATAGTTATGCCCAAATCATTTTTACGTTATAATGTCAATCACTCAATAGTAAAAAAATCTatgtcaatttttaaattattttattgatagtacaaaaattgaatcatttataaaatatttttcaaaaactaagttattttacataaatacgcggcaattaatttttttaccaaagaaAATGTTTCCAGTTGTGCGTCAAAAAGATAATCACCATAAATATGTGaaacatattatttttctattggcGTTATATTAGACAAGtgactttattttaattcaccaaaaaaaaaaaatattagacacATGACAGCAATGACACAATTCCAGCTTGTCATATATAGTAAGGTGAATATTTATAAACTTATGTTTATATACTTCAAAATTAAggtgaatattttatttgttaaaaaaggcCGGAACGAATAAACGTGACTGTGTCgagtaaactaaaaaaaaatggggAAAATTTTTCCTCTAATTCGATATTGTTTTCAATTATTCTCTAAtaagatatgaaaataattttcataaaaataaagtgaTCAAATTGTTGGTAGGGAGAAGGGTTGGCATGGAAGTGAAGCAAGGCACGATTGAGGAGTGATATTTAGCAAAGCAGAAGATGCTTTTGATATTGGCACCTTCACACAAGTGGCAACTTCTATTCATAACACCTATCCACCAAAATGTTGTGGAGGCTTTATCAACCGTATAATAAGCCGAAGCAAAAAACGACAAAGACCCAACACAAATTATTTTAGCAAAGACACCAACAACAGCAGCCAAGGCACTATCTTCTCTCAAGATTAATACAGCATCAGTGtgcaaagataaaaacatacaCCACAACCAAAACCTTAGTTCTCAAAAAAGACAATTTCCAATGtaacatcaacaaaaaaagaaatattgtttGTGACTAGTCAGTTAAATGTGCTACTTTGCCCAAATATACAATATAGGAAAATTGAAATCTAGCAAAGGTCTATATCTTTGTTCCAAAACAATTAACTAACATGAACATATTAGTCAGacataataatgtaaatgagCCAAGGATGACTTCCCTATGGAACACTTGCTAGTGTGCCAAAAAAGTTTGTCACATAAGGACTGATAGATGATGTTGATTTCCACCGAGTAACCCTGCACGCTTCTTCCAATACGAGAAGGGTAACCACATAACCTAAAGTCTGACTCATGTTGCTGGAAGACATCAGAACATGTTGTTATAGAATCACCATGGTTCGCTGAAGTGAGCTTTTTGGCATTCAAAAAGCGTCCACCGGAACCTCTAGCTCTCTTCAGTGCATGTAGATGGCGGGACTCGTGAAGATATGGCTGCAGAACAACGATGATAGTGTTGTTAAGAGAAATTGACCTTAGAGGGGAGAGGAAACAAAACAAGAATGCCTAGCAACACATTCATTTTAACACTCTTTCTATTattggtttaaaatttaaatttaaatttaaatttattttgtactttgtaataaatttcaatcaataagcTAGCTAGCATTTCTTGGAAACAAAAAAATGCACTTACTTTCCGTTCTTTGATGAGTTTGTTCTGTGCTTCAAGTTTTGCACGATACTGCCTGCGTCTCAGAATAGCATGGTACTGCTTTGCATTCACATACATAGGCCCCTCAATAAGATCAGGTGGCAGAGGAATTCGAGCAGGACTCATTCCTACTAGCTGAGCATCATTAATCTGCCCAGGTTTTGATAGCATATGCTTCAGAATATAGTCTTGGTGTTACAAACGTGCAACTCACTTTAATTGTCAAGGCATTATGTAAATTCTTTAGGTCATTAGTTATATTAGAGAACCAACACATCATATGAGAATCCAAATACTTGAAGCTTCAATTGTATTTGTGTGGCCCTATTATCTAAAGAGAGCCCAAATTCTTTTTTCCAAGAATAACCATGCTGTCTTGTGAAGATTGCATCTCTGATTATTGAGTTTATAATAAAGAATATCTTGAGTCAAAGATAAGGAACAAGTACCCCACCATaagaaaaagtattttaataaataataaaagtaatggAAGAATAAGAACGAAGGAGGTGCAAAGGAAAAGCTAAgacacatttttaaataaaaaagattcttCATAAAATATACTTAACGAACTAAGAGAATCTGTAAGGTTGGCAAGCTATCAGTCGCACaacaaatagtaaaaattaataaagcaaAGACGGGTGACTAAAAAGATTCCCAAGGATGTATAAACTGAACATCTTGAGAGAGTATGAACTATGGACTattcaagtaaaataaaataaaaaaaaggcatcAACAGGATTCAACCACAATAACATCTATCCGAAAGCCTCTCAGAAAGCTTTGCACAGAATTTATTCCAATCAAAATAAAACGACACATAACAAGAGCAGCAGGCTTTTCCATAAAGACCTTTACCCTATTCTCAACAAAATCAGGATAAAAAAAGTAGCATTATACCAAACTTAGTCAGAACACACAACATGGAGCAATTACAAAGTGAAGACCTCGTTATACCAGATCTAACCAAAGTACTTCCCAGATAAAGCATAATCTGATGCCATGAGTCTGTCATACAGTTATTTTTTAGcaatttgtttttatgataaaacTTTAACTCACTATGCTGGAGACAAGCcgacaaaaatacaaaatagtgagaaaaaaaatgaatagacTCTATTATCTTACATTAGGCTGTGGCGCATATGGAGCAGCTACTAGGCCAATAAAGCACGGCTCGGCAAAGTGGAATGCAGTATGAGCctgaaaagtaaaataataaggaAAAAGATTTGCAAATAATCTCAGTCCACTAAGACACAATCACGTATCTACTCACAAGTGATTGGTTGTAACACAGTTGTGAAAGAGGGAAGGTATAATCCTGAATCCCCACAGTTGAGCTGATGACACCTTCCACACTCTTTCCCCCAGTTGTGTTAAGTGTTGAACAAGCAGAACAATTGCTACACTGCACTGAAATTTGACCTAAAgaatatattcataaatattcATTAGGAAGTAACACGTGTTTTCTGATACTGATTAAACATTCTGAGGACTAAAATGAACTCCAAtttctgaaaagaaaaaaatgatgtcaTTACAGGTATGGCTATCACAGTATCATTATTATACTACAAGCACAGTCTAATGTAAGATACTACTATCACTTCACAATGTCATCTTAATCACAAATTTGtattacttcatttttttttctttaccataAAGATTCCAGAGTACTCCAGTAGCAGCTTCACAATAGAAAAGATATACAgatatagaaacaaaaaaaatgaagcaaTAAGCACAGTCAGATACACAGATATAGACAAGATTTTATTACAAATACCTGATTGTGCTGAACCAACTTCTGGATAAGACTGGCCGGATGATTGAGTTGAAGATGAATCTCGATCTTGATACTGAAAATTCAACAGCTTGGTCTTATGGCATTGTTGCGGAAGAACACTTATTTTCAAGCTCAAACTTTTGGACATGGATGATTGTTGCACATCAGATTCAGAGGAAGTTCCCCATGATGTGCGTCCAAGAGCATAATATGTTAAATGGGTAGGACCAGAGTCTTTCTCACATAAGTTCTTCATTGTTTTCCACTATGGATCAAGGCTTGCTTAGAGTCGCAAAAATAATACACTGATCTGAATTTCTGAAAATCAGGATTAGTCTACAGCCTTTTCTCAATCAACAACTATTTCCCAAAGAGGCATATACTTATCAGATTGTTGTTGCAATTATTAATAGCAACCAAACTATGCAAAGCAACTGCAAGAATTTTGAGAATTTGAAATGATGTAAACATATCAAACTATTAATGAACATGTTAAATTTATACATGCACAAACAAACAAGACAAGTCAGCTAGTGCTAAGCATGTGTATGGTCAGAAAATGAACTCACGGTTCTGTATTGAAAAAGAGATGTATGGAAGAGAAAAACATTACTTCCTGTAAACAGACTAGAAAGCATAGAAATCAGATCATCTGAAGTGCCATGCAAAAGCTCCTATAAGATACTTGTAAGGACTTggtatagagattaaaaaaaatactggtTAATCTTTTCAAATCTTGAATCAACTTATCATCCTGTGTTAAGCGACAGCTAAATTACCCTATCGAAAGTCAGGTGCTTCTTTTATGCAAACAAATGCATAATATGCCAATAATAAGAAAGAAGCATGAGTCTAAAATGAAATTGGAGCACcaaaattttggttttattcaataataaagGCATGCCAATAATAAGAAAGTTAACAAATTTCTTTGAAAAGCATGAGTCTAGGAATCATTAACAAGTTCATAGTCTTTACAAAGCAATCCAACAAAAAACAACTTGAATCAACAAAAcaatagaaagataaaaagcATGTGaacctttaaaaaattgaaaagaaaatagggtattaaaagataagataaaaagagaaaaagaaaagagaggggTTGAATGAAAAGGAGTTCTTTCCTTTTTAAGActtttgacataaaaaaaatgccAAATTTGAAAGCTCCAATTCATAAATGGTTAATTCCCAGAGTATTTACataaacaagaaacaaaaatattgcCAAAGACAACAGTAAGGTATCAACCATCAGCAAATAGAAGTCTGTCTGCCTTACCTTATTATAGATGCACTACCATTCCACAAAactataaagtattttttaatgggtcaatgtttttttaagtaatGTTACAAGTTTTTTATGTTATGCCTTAGTAGTTAGTTGTAACTTTGGTTTGTCAAGTTTTTTTTCTACAAGTTGCCTTCCATTGTTCAAAAGGGTGTGACACTTTTACTTAGAGTTTTTTGTGTTGTTGCATATAAGATTTATGTCTATATATCTCTCTCCTTTAGTCAATACACACAaggaggaaaaatattttttttaggcactacaaacaatattattttcctctatatttattatcttcttgttcttaaaaaaaattatatttttagataaaGATAATTGGtgttcaaaatggtttgaagatcctttaaatataaataattgagaCTAACATGTTATCGTATATTAGAAGAGAAATACAATCAAATTCTTCTACCTATGCGGTGAGAACATTTTTTCTTCAAGAATAACTCTTATGCCCTTTAACTCAGACTATTATAAAACTTCTTCTCtacattttgtttttcctttgtgcttgttgtatatttaattttacattgttAATCTATGTGTCAAACTCCGAGTATAGTTAtaattgttcttttatttaatttgggaCTTCacatcttttccattttttttctaaccagATCCAATTCATCCGTGTTTTACTCTCATCCTTTCAATTCACAAACTATTGGAATTGGATTGGAATGCAAACTGCAACACATTTTTCGTGAGGCCAATTCCTGCGCGGACTGACTTGCGAAATTTGGCACTTCCCATGATGATAACTTCCTCTCTTGGGATCATTGTCCTCGTTCACTAGCTTCCTTATTGTTGGCTGATACCATTGGTGTGATTCATTTGAGGAAAATAAAGagaatttttaagaaataaaattatataaaaaagttatatattcatattgtgtgtgtatatattctttttaaagtGACCTTATGTATAATATTTGTTGCATGTAATTTTTTGAGtgacataaattattatgtatctTTTTACTTGTTGagatttgttaaaattatattatttgctTAATGTATTCATAgtatcatatttaataaaattatgtgcctattttttttttttgcaaaatatgtttacaTTTTCAAATACTAGTATATAAGTGAAATtagacttaatttttttaagtaaaatattgaattgaagtcttgtgaatgaaaaaaatgtgattgaaaaataatatttcattaaaggtggttaataaagttctttaacaaaaattagtCTTCAACAAAACTCATGAATTTTGGACACAAATAACATTGTTGCTATCTAAACTTTAATTTGGCATTGTGAATTTAGGTTCAAGTATGACAAAGATGTGTTTCGAGGGTAGGCGACCACGAACTTGAACTACGCTTGTTATATTGCATTTAAATTGGAATTAGGAACCATAGGGCAAAAATGTAGGAAAGTAAAGTATGGTTTAAGAGACATAAATCTTCTAGTAAAGTATGATTTAAGAGAAATtgtgagaaaaattataaaatgactaGAGTAATGTACATTGTACATTATACGAGTTGAAACTTGACAGGGTATAAATTGGAGGAAAGTGAGAACTATAAAAGATAGTAGCTTCaagtaagtatatatatatcatgtattCGAGGAAATCCCCTAATTTTAGTAATAGAATTTTGgggaaaaatttataaaaaaagagaagaatatgtgtaattagaaaaaacatttttgaatataaagaaactaattaattaactttctaAAACATTAAAGTGTAACTTTTGGATTTAATTTATTGGTTATCATAAGACTTTTATGTGGTTCCTCAATATTTTAAGAGTACTTAAATCTCgatttaaaatagttatatcaagattgttttttagaaaaaaaaattacaaaaataaaatggaaacaGTGCGAAGAGAAAAATGGGATCTACAAATAGAATCCCTCTTTTAATCTCCGCTCTAACTGTTCGTGAGCTACAACATTAACATTGATTTAAATTCTTGAAGTGGTTTCTTAACAACCTCAATGTTAATAAAAAGTAACAATAAAAACTGCCCCAATCAATAGTAtacaaaaatgatttattatatttttagttgttaaactttttatttttttgttttcagtcctagaactttttttatttatttttagtccctcaatttttttatcatttttatttttactcccttaatttttttcatccataCTTTTAGTCCATGGATAAAAAAAGTTCATGCACTAAAAATAAGGATGGAAAAAAAttggactaaaaatataataaataattcaaggactaaaaataaatattctgaaaaagggattaaaaagataatttagccTGAAAAAATGAATCTTGAGAATCTATTAACTGTTTCATTAAAGGTGTCATGTGATTTCGGATTCATGAAGAGCATTTTAATTATCCAATTAGATCAGTCATGCGAACAAAAATTACTAACTTACACAACTTAGCATATGGTTATCCCCTTTCTTTCTGCCCCTTCCCACTAAAATAGTAATaactatatttttcttaatcaactgagtttatttattagttttagatACAATAAATCTAATTAGAACACCCATCATTTTCGTTACACTTTTCCAACCTCCTAATTCTATGTGTGAAATATATGATTtgatatgttttaattataacTATGAGACTATTTTCCTTATTACTCattatttaattcttattttgtaAACCTCACTAATTATAAATAAGAGTATTTGATGTGGTTTGAAAAGACAACACAACATTACACTAAAACACGGTTACATGATATCAGAGTTAGGTTgagggaaaaaggaaaaattgtctCTCATTGGGAACTTTTGCTCGCTACCTTTCTTCTATCATTCTTTATCAAGTTTCCGATGGACCTCTCTACTTGGCATCCTACCATCAATGACCTCCACGTTGGTCATCGGGCAGCCATTGCTGCATGTGCCTCCATgcacatcttttttctttttcgggTGAATAAGTACCTGCAACACTTGCATCCGCCGTTTGGCCATCGCCACCCATCCCTTTTGCTAATGATGTCTAAAATAGAGTCACGATGCATAACTCCTTTGCCCGCGCCTCCTCTCTCCAACGCGTGTAACCCACGTGCTCTTCAAAAATTCACATGTGACGTCGTTTTCGGTGAGACCCATTATTCGGCAGCTCCTCCGCTACCATTCCCTACTTCTGGCTGACCTTTAGACTGTTTGGCTCAGTTTGAAACCAAACACCCCTCTCAACACCTTCATTTGGCTGGCTATTTCAAAATCCACTTCCACAATGATGTTCGCCAACATCCCTCACACAAACACATTTGTACACCACCCTCTTATTGGTTTGCATCAACAAGCTTTCAAGAATATCATGTTATCCGCATGCACAACCAACTCAAAACACTGCCACAACGACCACACGCAAGGACCTTTTTTGATGAAAGAAGTTCATGCACACGACGCGTGACACATCTCTGGCGAGTGAACAATACGCGTCGCATCTAAGGGCCTTTATTGGTTGCCACCAATGTTTTTTAGTGCAACCACACAACTGCAACcgtctttattttcattttgttggaTTTACCACATTTCTAATAAGTTTTGTTCTTATAACATAAGCTCTCAAGGGAGAGTATGAAATATatgatttgatatattttaattataacagtttagtatgaaattattttccttatttaGTTTTCGTATTTTGTAAACCTtctttattataaataagagtATTTCATGTGGTCTGATAAGACAATACAATATTACTGTAAAACACTATTACACTACGGAATTAAGGGTGTTACTTATTTGATCAGACTCAACTTGTTCCAACGGTAcgacaaatataattaatattgacCTTCTATATAGTAAGCAGCAGCCGATGTTCCCTTCATTAGCTGACCAAggttgattttttctttttcttttgtttctgaaATCAGGACATGACAGATTCTTGTTCCTATTCACTGCAAGCTACTTCGAGTTCGGACTCTATAAGCATTTGCCATCGGACTTTGCATTCCTGATAAATCTTCTTCATAACCAACAACCTGCATTATGACAAAAGTAAATGGCATTCACTAAGTATTCTTATAGTCATTAGTCAACAGCCAGTGCGAAAGTTAACTAATTCGTGTCCCAGGGAGAGATAGGTATCTAACAATAAATGTTAAACAAAACAGAAGTCACAATCAAGACAAAGTACTTGGATAAATCGAACAGTAAGAGTTACCTTGCCAATGTCCAAAAGATATAAAACCTGAGATTCTGTTTGTGTTTCCATTCACTGCAAGCTACTTCGAGTTCGGACTCTATCTATAAGCATTTGCCTTCCTGATAAATCTTCTTCATAACTAACAACCTGCATTATGACAAAAGTAAATGACATTCACCAAGTATACTCAGAAATAGTAATTAGTCAACAGCCAGTGCAAATCCAGCGGGAGATGGGTATCTAACAACAAATGTTTAAACAAAACAGAAGTCACAATCAAGACAAAGTACTTGCAAAAATTGAACAGTAAAGGGAGTAGCCAATGTCTGATATATATAACCTGAGATTCTGTCTGTGTTTCACTAAAACCATCATATATTCCTGCTCTTCTGTCTTGAGAAGCCTCCCCATTATCATCTTTTCTTCCACTTCTAAAAGAATATAAGCTCAGTACTGATTTTGAGAAAGGTGAAAAATGATATGCAATCTGGTATAGTTTATACTTATAACAGTGTTTTACTATAATATTGTGTGTCTTAGATGACCACATTTGATCCTTATTTATAATAGAGAAACAGAATCAATATTGATTACATGATCAATCAATTACTGATTAATAGGGAATATAATCACTGATTTctatcaataataaataaaagatcacGTAATGTAATCTAACAACACTGTTATCTTTATGGATCATTAGCTTTGGATAGATAACATTTGAACTTGAACTGCATTGCACATTCTCATCATCCTACGATCCTTTTGCTGTGCAGCTTCATTTGTTTAGGAAGGGAATTGTGGTTTTGAAGTTCGAATGGCGAAGCGATTGTGGCGGATCTGAAGGAAATGCTGAGATACTGTTTGTTTCTCGGAACCTTCACCGGAACGTTCGTGTCCACTGATGAGGTTATAGGTGCTCTCGCCGGTCACCGCAGGCATGTTCTCTTTCTCTGTTGCTAAAATGTGCATAA
The Glycine max cultivar Williams 82 chromosome 16, Glycine_max_v4.0, whole genome shotgun sequence genome window above contains:
- the NF-YA18 gene encoding nuclear transcription factor Y subunit A-3; its protein translation is MKNLCEKDSGPTHLTYYALGRTSWGTSSESDVQQSSMSKSLSLKISVLPQQCHKTKLLNFQYQDRDSSSTQSSGQSYPEVGSAQSGQISVQCSNCSACSTLNTTGGKSVEGVISSTVGIQDYTFPLSQLCYNQSLAHTAFHFAEPCFIGLVAAPYAPQPNINDAQLVGMSPARIPLPPDLIEGPMYVNAKQYHAILRRRQYRAKLEAQNKLIKERKPYLHESRHLHALKRARGSGGRFLNAKKLTSANHGDSITTCSDVFQQHESDFRLCGYPSRIGRSVQGYSVEINIIYQSLCDKLFWHTSKCSIGKSSLAHLHYYV